A stretch of DNA from Nitrosopumilus zosterae:
TTTCTTTAATTCTGCAACATTGTCCTCTGAAGAAATTTCATCATATCCTTTCACTACTAAATCACCTGTCTCGGGAATTGCACATGCCATTACGTTATGTGTTCATCCGGAATTTAAAATTCAGGATAATCCAAATAACTCAAAATGTCTTGATGGTTGGAGATACATTCCTATTGAATTGATTGATTTACCTGGATTAATCAAAGACGCGTGGAAAGGCAAGGGGCTTGGAAATCAGTTCTTATCAATTGCTGCTCAATCTGATGCTCTTCTTCATGTAGTTGATGCATCTGGAGGGATTGACTCTACAGGAAAAATCTCTGAAGTTGGTACTGGAGATCCAATCTCCGATTTTGCCGATATTGAAGAAGAATTAATCATGTGGTATCATAAAATTTTGGAAGGAAACAGAGAAAAAATATCAAAACTCATTAGAACTGGAACTGACATCTCTGATGCTATCACTGATTTGTACCGTGGAATTGGTGTAAACAAGAATCATGTTAAAGAAACATTTTTGGCAACAGGATTAGAAGAAAAAAACTTTGATAATTTTGATATGGTTGATAGCAAGAAATTTGTGTCTCATCTGAGAAAAATATCCAAACCCACTTTGATAGTTGCCAACAAAGTTGATGTTGAAGGTGCTGACAAAAACTTTGCAAGATTACGAGAACGTTACAATGATTCTATAGTTATTCCAGTAAGTGGGGATAGTGAGTTTAGTCTAAGAAGAGCAGAACAAAAAGGATTGATAAAATACTCTCCTGGTTCTGAACAATTTGAAATCATCAAATCTGAGGATCTTAATGAGAAACAAGTCAATGCACTTAATTTTATCAAAAAAGGAATAATGGGAGAATATATGAGAACTGGAGTTCAATTTGCAATTAATGTTGCAGTATTCAAACTACTGAAAATGAACTCCATTTATCCTGTAGCTGACGAAACGAATCTAACTGACAAAAAGGGTAGAATTCTAC
This window harbors:
- a CDS encoding redox-regulated ATPase YchF gives rise to the protein MPIKLGLIGKTNTGKTTFFNSATLSSEEISSYPFTTKSPVSGIAHAITLCVHPEFKIQDNPNNSKCLDGWRYIPIELIDLPGLIKDAWKGKGLGNQFLSIAAQSDALLHVVDASGGIDSTGKISEVGTGDPISDFADIEEELIMWYHKILEGNREKISKLIRTGTDISDAITDLYRGIGVNKNHVKETFLATGLEEKNFDNFDMVDSKKFVSHLRKISKPTLIVANKVDVEGADKNFARLRERYNDSIVIPVSGDSEFSLRRAEQKGLIKYSPGSEQFEIIKSEDLNEKQVNALNFIKKGIMGEYMRTGVQFAINVAVFKLLKMNSIYPVADETNLTDKKGRILPDLILLKDGATIGDLAKEIHTDLTKGLLYGKDLRYNLRLPVDYQLRDRDVVSLVSAAKNN